The Lolium rigidum isolate FL_2022 chromosome 1, APGP_CSIRO_Lrig_0.1, whole genome shotgun sequence region GGaaaggcccgccgccgccggcaccgcgcgggctttgcccggcggcgcacgccggcggcggccgggaggggaggagggaggggGTGGTTGGGGGAGCGCTGGATGACGATGGTTTCACATTGATATAACTAAGGTTTACATATTGGGAAACGAAAGTCTCACTACCCCTTTCATCAATCTATAAGGAGGTGAGGGAGGCGATTTTCCAAAGTGAGCACAATTGCCCCTTTCGTGGTAGAATTTTATCATATGTTTTATGAAACTTGCAGTATACTatttcccgatgtttctccaaatATTTAAGTTAAGAAGCttccggaaattcaatttggctcccgggtgcctatgctccctctaccaagaaaatatattttgaagtgtcGAAATTTTTTGATAATAATTTCTACATGTACATATCCACAATATAtgggcgttcgtcaagtttcgagaAAActgataaaaaagagaaaatttatgttgTGACAAGTCCtatttttagcaccgaattttattttttacacacgtcacaagaTAAGTcgaattttcatgaaacaactttgtagatgtgtagcacgtgaagatgtatgtgcaaattttttaatatttcaaaatatatctaagatgcatttcaaaataaagggcttCAACTTTTAATCCTCTTCAtggttctcttttttcttttgctaGTGTTATTTAAAGTAGTCCACGATGACAAAGTGTTCTTTCTCCAAAAGTTTGGCGAACGGATAGAGACATCGAAACTGCCTAGTAAGGGAACTGGAAGCTTCATCTTAAACAAATCAATCATTGTTCATGCATGGCCGTTGACGCGTGGACGACTTCTCGTGCTATCATATGCTGAACTACTTCCACCGGCGAAGCAGATTAGAGGCCACACCTACTAGACGTACCAAGCCACAAAGACGATGGCTTTAATCTTGTAAGGGAAACTTGGATCCCTCCCGATCCCAATCCTCACGACCCCAACCCTCCCgacccccaaccctagccgcctcccgccgccgccgccggcagcgccaccggggcaaagacctcggggcgtggcggcggcgggggccttcccTCGTGACGCCTCGGGGATGACGGCCATGGAGTCTctctcgcgcggcggcggcggctctcccGCCCCCCGGGGCGGCGGTGGTCTGGTGAAGAtggagcggcgacggcggccctcccgcctcccgcatgggtggacgggggcggtagCCATAGCCTGTGCTGCGGCCTCCTCGCCTCCCATCGCCGGCacgccggtggtggctggtggtggcggaCAGCGCCTTttcctccgcctctcgccggtgaggggcgatgatcgtgggcttctcccgcggtacgaggtcgcccggggcagcagccttgggttcgacggtggaggcggccttcttcatcgccggaggaggccggctggttgctggggtggcggatcacgagatccctctaccccggcgatgaagatctagtcgacgatgAGCTAGCcgcgaaggggccaccggtgaacaccgatccttgacttcgttcttggcggatgatggcggcggctattggcgtcgttcccctgcaaaggcatcatctttgttggtctctccgtttgctctcgccgagttggggactcgcggctatcggtgaaaaccgtgtcaagattggcgggcgatggcggcgttaagcgtcgcttccttcttgaaagCATCGTCGGCGCAGTCCGCGGGAACTCACTCGTGctactccgggggaaaccctagatccagccaggatcggacgatggcggcgcttcttgcgtcgtgctacctcttggggcatcgttattAGAGCAGCGGCTAgatggaggtggtttttggtggagtggtgttcatctaccacgttgtcgtcgatgattctcagcggcgtggagctgcggggtatccaagacgggcgaggattgctggacgcgggcaggatggtggagctgtttggtgttttggtgacatcgacggcaggtctgacACGGTCAATacgttgatctcgcttggagatgggttcgagatagatgacggttgcgaactctgcgatgtgtgcaatggcacaccctcagggttttgctttttagatgatgtgtgttggtgtaccgtcagagagtatggccttgttcatggtccccccttcatcgtaggtatagcaAGTTATCGCTAGGAAGGAAGCTTCAAGATTGATCTTTGTATTTCCCTTGTAAGgttttgcgaataatttaataaagaagaaaACTGTGTGCATCCTTTTGATGAAGAGGCTGGGctatgctccttgatcgaaaaaaCAGAGACGATGGCCGAGCCGAGGTCGCTCGCCAGAATTGCCATGATCCTAGCGACATGTTACCTTCTCTTCCACCGGAGTGCATCGGCACCAGCGCCGGCGAGCACCCTCTGCATCCCCCGTGAGCGCGAAGCGCTCCTCGACTTCAAGGCCGGCCTCACCGACCCCGGCAACTTCCTCTCGTCGTGGCAAGGAGTGGACTGCTGCCAGTGGAAGGGTGTCGAGTGCAGCAACGGGACCGGCCACGTCGTCATGCTCCGAGTCAACACCGGTTTTTACTGTCCATGGCTCATAGGAGGTGAGATTCGCCCATCCTTGCTCACTTTACAGCATCTCGACTGGCTGGACCTCTCGGAGAATGACTTCGGCGGCAAACCCATCCCGGAGTTCATGGGCGACCTACGGAGCCTGACAAGTCTCGCCCTCAGTAACTCCAATTTCAGCGGTCAGATTCCTCCCCACATTGGGAACCTCTGGAACCTAGTCAACCTCCAGATCACCAATAGTGATGATTTAACTGTGCCACAAGCATATCAGCTCATCTCACCTGATCTCGCATGGGTGTCGCGTCTATGGAAGCTCCAGCTCCTCGGTTTGGCTGGGGTGGATCTCAGTGCTGCCGTCGACTGGGCTCATTCTCTCAGCATGCTGCCCTCTCTAAAAGACCTTTACTTAAGTTTTTGTGGGCTACGGAACACAATGCCTCCCCCAGCACATTCCAACCTCACATCGCTTGAATCCATCTCCATGAGTCGGAACCCCTTCAACCAATCTTTTGGTGCCATCAATTTTGTTTGGAATCTGCATCTACCTAGCCTCCAATTTCTATCGATGATGCACTGCGGTTTCCATAGTTCTATCCCGGACGCAGTAGGGAACTTGACCTCCCTTGAATACTTGTATCTCGATGGAAACCACATCACTGGCACTGACACGTTTCCATTGACCTTCAAGAAAGTGAAGAACCTAAAGGGGCTCAGCTTAATAGATAACTTCATCAACATGGACGTAGCGGAGGGAGCTATTGGATCGATTGCCATCAGATAAATTGGAGATGTTGTCTTTGGACAACAACAATTTGACAGGGTCCTTACCAAGTCGTCTCCTCCAATTTAGCAGCTTGACATGGGTTATGCTCAGAAACAATAAGCTTTCCGGAGAGATACCAGTTGGTATACGGGAACTCATAAAGTTGAGAGGCTTGTGGCTAAGCTCTAACAACTTATATGGTACAATTACCGAGCAACATTTTCCGATTGGTGGCCAGCTGGAGGTTTTGGATATCAGTTCTAACCAGCTTGTTGGCCCGATTCCAACATTTCCACCGA contains the following coding sequences:
- the LOC124673436 gene encoding LOW QUALITY PROTEIN: receptor-like protein EIX2 (The sequence of the model RefSeq protein was modified relative to this genomic sequence to represent the inferred CDS: deleted 1 base in 1 codon) gives rise to the protein MAEPRSLARIAMILATCYLLFHRSASAPAPASTLCIPREREALLDFKAGLTDPGNFLSSWQGVDCCQWKGVECSNGTGHVVMLRVNTGFYCPWLIGGEIRPSLLTLQHLDWLDLSENDFGGKPIPEFMGDLRSLTSLALSNSNFSGQIPPHIGNLWNLVNLQITNSDDLTVPQAYQLISPDLAWVSRLWKLQLLGLAGVDLSAAVDWAHSLSMLPSLKDLYLSFCGLRNTMPPPAHSNLTSLESISMSRNPFNQSFGAINFVWNLHLPSLQFLSMMHCGFHSSIPDAVGNLTSLEYLYLDGNHITGTDTFPLTFKKVKNLKGLSLIDNFINMDVARELLDRLPSDKLEMLSLDNNNLTGSLPIGIRELIKLRGLWLSSNNLYGTITQSIGELRELESFDLSHNLLRGEIPGGLSALSALTRLNLSYNNLTGTIPSGNQLRTLDDQASIYIGNPGLCGPPLRRNCSGIDITPLAPEEHEGMHDVVSIYLSMCIGFVVGLWIVFCGFLFKRKWRVMFFLFSDHMYDWVYMQVAVGWISLARKIRGG